The DNA sequence ACTTAAGGAATTGGCCCGCGATGCTGAGTAATGATCAACGAAAAATTCCTCAAAAGAAAGCGATCTTTAATCGTCGCGATATCACGGAAAAACTTGAAAGTATTGCTGAAAATACGCCTCTAGATCATAGGCGCTCAAAACTTTTCACCCTTTTAAATGAGGCCTATAAAGCAGGATGGTTAGAAGTGAAGCGCCGCCACCGTGCCTGTCGATCAATCTCTGAAGCTGCGCTCACTCCGGTTGCCAATTGCTATTTGATGGATATGATTCTTAAGACATTGTTGGATTTTACAGCAACTCACATCTACCCTAACCCTAACCCAACAGAGTCAGAGCATATAACTTTGATTGCCACAGGGGGATATGGGCGCGGTGAAATGGCGCCTTATTCTGATGTGGATCTTACATTCTTGATCCCCTATAAAGTCACGCCTTGGGTAGAAAATGTCGTAGAATTCATCCTTTACTTTTTGTGGGATATGGGACTGAAAGTTGGTCATGCGACCCGGAACCCGGATGAAATCGTGCGGATGGCAAAAGAAGACCTAACAATCTGCACATCTTTACTTGAATCTCGGATGATTTGGGGAAGTGCAACCGCTTTTAAACAAGCTCGGAAACTTTTTGTCTCAAAAGTTATTAAAGGCAATGAATCATGGTTTATCAATGGTAAACTTGAAGAACGGGACAGCCGCCACAAAAAACTGGGCGACTCGCGCTATGTGGTTGAACCAAACTTGAAAGAGGGCAAGGGGGGGCTTAGAGACTTACAAACAACATGGTGGATTGCCCGCTTTACATATATCGCTAAATCAGCGGAAGAATTGATGGAAGAAGGTGTTTTTAGTCGCCATGAACTTCAGCAATTTAAACGAGTAGAGCAGTTTTTATGGAGCGTGAGGTGCAGTTTGCATTATATGACAGATCGCGCTGAAGAACGCCTAAGTTTCGACATGCAGCGCCAATTATCGCAATTCATGAAATATCAAGATAAAGCAGGAAGCCTAGCGGTTGAGCGCTTCATGAAGCATTATTTCTTGATCGCCAAAACAGTGGGTGATCTTACGCGTATTCTTTGTGCAGCTCTCGAGCAGGGCAATCAAAAGAAGAGTCTATTAGACAGGATTAGACCAGCGCGAAAAGTGGGAGGGTTTAAGTCTGAACAGGGACGCTTGAAACTCATGGATAAAGATGATTTTAAGACGAATCCTATATTTATGCTTAAGATTTTTCATATCGCAGACAAACATAATTATGATATCCATCCCGAGACGTTACGTCAGCTTAGCAAAGATTTAGCGCTTATAGATGACACTCTCAGAGAAGATTCTGAAGCAAACAAATTATTCCTCGATATTTTAACATCTAAAAATAACAATGAATTGGCGCTCAAGCGATTGAATGAAGCAGGGGTCTTTGGAAAATTTATCCCTGATTTTGGTCGCGTCGTGGCTCAGATGCAATATGATATGTATCATCACTATACAGTGGATGAGCATACGATCCGAGCGCTAGGACTATTAAGCAAAGTTGAAAAAGGCGACTTGGATCAGGAGCACCCAGTTAGTTCTAAAGTGGTGCATCACATCTCAAGTCGAAAAGTACTTTACACGGCTGTTTTGCTTCATGATGTGGCAAAAGGGCGTAAGGGTGATCACAGTATTTTGGGCGCAGAGGTCGCAGAAGAATTATGTCCCAAGATGGGTTTCACCCCGGGAGAGACAAAAACCATATCCTGGTTGGTGCGCCAGCATTTGTTAATGAGTGAGACTGCGTTTAAGCGAGATTTGTCAGATCCAAAAACCATTCAAGATTTTTGTGATGAAGTGAAGAGTATGGAGCGCCTAAGGCTGCTTATGCTATTAACTGTGGTAGATATAAAAGCTGTTGGTCCCGGTGTTTGGAATGGCTGGAAAGGTCAACTACTCAGGAATTTATATTTCTCATCAGAAGAAAAATTATTGGCGGGACATGTAAGATTTGGTCGGGCTGAGCGGGTTCAGGAAAGGCAGACTGAACTGAAAGAGAAACTTTCCTTAAAAAAGACACCCGCATCAAAACTATTTGGCCGTTTATATGATAGTTATTGGCTAGCTGAAGAACTTGAAATTCAAGCCATGAATATGGAGCTTATTCAAACAACCGATAAATTGGGTGAAATTTTAGGTGTTGCAGCACGTGTAGACGAGTTTCAGGCCATGACCCACGTGACCGTTTATGCTCAAGATCACCCAGGTTTATTTGCACGCATTGTTGGGGCTTTAGGTGTTGCCGGAGCGACCATTGCTGGGGCAAAAATTCATACAACGCGTGACGGCATGGCCCTTGATAATTTTTTAATACAAGACGCAGACCGCCAAGCATATAATGATCCAATAAAATTGGAAAAATTAGAGCGCACGATTCACGAAACACTTCTTGGAAAAGTGAAAATTACAGAGCGTTTGAAAAAACGTAAGATTATTGGCGATAAATCAGCACATTTTCATATTAACCCCGTTGTCTCTATTGACAATAATGCATCTAGCAAAAGCACAGTCATTGAAGTGAGTGCTAAAGATCGCCAAGGTCTTCTTCATGATTTATCTTTTGTGTTATATCGATTAAAACTGTCGCTTATTTCTGCACATGTGGCAACATGGGGCGAGCATGCTGTTGATACCTTCTATGTCTCTGACCTGACTGGGGGTAAAATTACAAATAAGGTGCGGCTCAGAAATATTGAACAAAAACTATTGCTAGCCTCTGAGGGGAAGTCTCCCTGGGGAGAGGCGTTGGATAAGTAGGACAATCGAGAGACATGACGTTAGGAAAGGGCATATCATTGGTTGGAGGGCTAACGTTGGTTAGTCGCCTCTTTGGGTTTGTTCGAGATTTGTTAATGGCTCGCTATTTAGGGGCAGGCATGGCAGCGGATGCATTTTTCATTGCCTTCAAGTTACCTAACTTCTTCCGCCGGCTTTTTGCAGAAGGCGCTTTCTCAGTTGCTTTTATTCCTATGTTCTCGAGAATTTTAGGGAAGGATATCACTGAAGAGTCTCAGGCAAATGCCCGAGTTTTTGCTGAGAAGGTCTTGGCTGTTTTCTTGCCTATTCTCTTGCTGCTTTTACTGATTATGGAACTGGCTATGGTGCCTGTGATGTTTGGGCTAACGGGTGGCTTTGAAGGAAATCAGGAAAAGTTTAACTTAGCAGTAGAGTTGGGTCGCTATACTTTCCCCTATTTGGTGCTTGTGTCTCTGGTTACTTTGTGGGCCGGGATGTTAAATGCGTTCGGTCGATTTGCCGCTGCTGCCTTTGCGCCAGTTTTGCTAAATATTTCTATGATAGCTGCGATGCTTATGGCTCCTGAGACAGATGTTATTGTTGCGCGATATTTGGCAGTTGGTATTTCTGTCGCCGGAGTTTTGCAATTGGTGCTGCTCATGTATGCAGCAAAAAAAAATAACCTGTCCCTCAGATTACGGCTCCCAAGGCTTTCACCAGACGTGAAGCAACTGCTTATATTAATTGGCCCCGCAGCGGTGGGCGCCGGCGCCATGCAATTGAACTTACTCATTGATGTTTTTCTGGCTGCGCGCTACTTGCCGGAAGGGTCTGTCAGTTGGCTCTTCTATGCTGATCGTCTTAACCAATTGCCCATTGGGGTTATTGGTGTTGCTGTAGGGACGGTTCTTTTGCCTGACATTGCTCGCAGACTAGGCAGTGGTGATGAGACAGGGGCCTTGCACCAGCAGAATCAAGCGCTGGTTTTTTCCATGATGCTCACAATCCCTGCTGCCCTGGCTTTAGCAACGATTGCGCAGCCTCTAATAGCCAGCCTTTTTGAGCGAGAAGCCTTTAGTAGTGCAGATAGTTTTCAGACGTCAGCAGCGCTTGTTGCCTATGCGCTTGGCCTACCGGCATATGTATTAACCAAAGTTCTTGCGCCCGGATTCTATGCGCGCGGTGATACGAAGACACCGGTTAAATTTGGGATTATTACACTTGTGGTTAATACGTCGGCTAATCTGTTGCTTATTGGCCCTTTTGGTCATGTAGGGCTTGCCTTAGGTACAGCAATTGCAGCCTGGGTTAATGTTCTTTTACTCTATGGTAGCCTTCATCTCAGAGGACATTTCTCATTGATTAAGGGGGTGCGTTTAAAGTTGGTGAAATTCTTACTCTCGGCTGTTGTCATGGCCTATGGGTTGATGGTAGCGAGTGCTTACTTGAGGCCATTTTTTGCTGAGGACACGCTGGGCCGCGTTGGCGCGCTAGCAGCCTTGATCGTTGGCGGCGGTCTTCTCTATTTTATAGTTCTCCTTTTGATACGGGGCATAGGCCTTTCAGAATTTCGCGCTATTTTCTCTCGAAAAGCTTGACCCTTTCGTGCTTGCTTGTCATAAGCGTTGCCGTGGGTTAGCCCTGACAATGGAGAATTAAGGTGACAAACACTCAAGTAAAAAATCGCGTCTTTTCCGGCGCACAGCCTTCGGGGAAAATGACTCTAGGTAATTATCTTGGAGCTTTTAAAAACTGGGTTGCTTTGCAGCAGGATTATGAGTGTTTATATTGTGTCGTAGATATGCATGCCATTACGGTTTGGCAGGACCCGGCTGATCTGGCTGCTCAAACCCGTGAAGCTGCCGCTGCATATCTTGCTTGCGGCGTTAATCCAAAAGAATCGATCTTATTTAATCAGTCACAAGTGTCTGGACATGCTGAGCTGAGCTGGATTTTTAACTGTATTGCACGGTTGGGATGGCTAAACCGTATGACACAGTTTAAGGATAAAGCTGGGAAAAATAGCCAAAATGCTTCTACAGGTCTCTATGTATATCCAAACCTTATGGCAGCGGATATTTTACTTTATCAAGCTACCCATGTGCCTGTTGGAGATGATCAAAAGCAACACCTAGAATTGACCCGTGACATTGCTGCTAAATTTAATCATGATTATAACACAGAAATTTTCCCTGAAGTTCATCCGATCATCATGGGAGAGGGCGCTCGTATCATGAGTTTGCGCGATGGCTCCAAGAAAATGTCCAAATCTGACCCTTCAGAGGCATCACGTATAAATTTGAACGATACATCAGATATATTGGCGAAAAAAATTCGTAAAGCAAAGACTGACCCTGAATTGATTCCAGCCAAAGCAGAGCTGCTTGAGGGCCGACCAGAAGCACAAAATCTTATTGGCATTATGGCTGCACTTGCAGAGCGATCACGGGATGATATTTGCGCAGAATACGAAGGCAAAGGCTTTGGTGACTTTAAAAAGGGCCTCACTGAGGTGGTGATTGATAAATTAGCGCCCATCACGGAAGAAATGGCCAGATTGCAAAATGAACCTGCTTACATAGATCAAGTATTAAGAGATGGTAGTGAACGAGCGTCCGCTCTCTCGGAGCCTATCCTAAAAGAAGTTAAGAAAATTGTGGGCTTTATTCAGTAAGGTTTAAAATCATTGGAATAGACAAAAAAGGCAGCTTCGGATTTCTCTAAGCTGTCTTTTTATGCCGAATAAATAGCTTTCTCAGTGACTTTGATTGCCACAGATCTTAGATATTCCCCTTTGCAGGGGCCAGCGATGCAATAGCCTGTCTCTGGCTCAAATCGTGCGCCATGAGTTTGGCATAAAAGATAGCGATCTGTTATATCCATAAAGCGATCTCCAAATAAATTGAGAGGAACACGGGCATGGGGACAACTGTTAATATAGGCTTTTATACCTTTGACTGTGCAGTGTAACAAGACTTGCAGTTGCTTATCTTCTTTCTTGAAGATGACATTTTTACTGCCAGTTTTTTGAAGATCACTGAGGGTAGCCATCAGCGTACCAACTGCAGGCCCCGCGGGATAATCAGCAAGATATGCTGGGCTGGGAGCTTGTGAGACGGCCCCGCTCTTCATCAAAGCCCGCCCATAGCTATGATTTTTGAATAGGCTTTCTCGGTAATTGGCATCACCGAAAGACGGGGTTGACGCACAAGGGCCAGATCCGCAAAGTTTGAATCTGCTTTGATGGCCGTTAGCGTAACGGGCTCGCGAAGGGCCTGTTTGGCTTTCAAGTCGACAAGGCACCAGCGCCCGGTTTCATCGCTCGGGTCAGGGTATTCAGCGCGTGAGACAGTGCATATACCAACGATTTCGCGAGTTTTTCCAGAATGGTAAAAAAGAACGTTATCGCCTTTAGCCATGGACCGCATATGATTTTGGGCCTGGTAATTGCGGACCCCTGTCCAAGGCTCTGATTCTACAGAATTTTGATCGGACCAAGACCAGTCATGGGGTTCAGATTTCACGAGCCAGTAGCGCATGGTCAGTCTTGAGGAACCCAAGCACCGAGTGCTGCGGCGTAAGGTTCTATGGTAACTTGTTCAAATAAGCCCGCTTGATTATAGGGATCATGTTCTGCAAAAAGTTTTGCAGCCGCTTCACTATCTGCATCAATAATGATGACACTGCCAATAGGCTTTGGGTCTTCGCCAGGGGTCAGCTTAGGTCCAGCGAGCTTTAGTCGGTCTCCTGCGTCCTTAAGATATTGAATATGGTTGGGGCGCGTCGCCATTCTGAGATCAACGCTATTCGGATTGTCTGTACAAGTGATTATAAAAAGCATGCGCTCATCCTTTCAGGAGTTTATTCATCTTCGCGGGTGAAGGGTCTGTTCACAAGTTCATCAAAAACGTCTGATACAGGCTCTCCGTCGACTATTATTCGGTAAACAGCCTCAGTTATTGGCATACTGATTTTACGGTCTACAGCAATTTTATGGAGGATTTTTACAGTGTGGGCGCCTTCGGCGACTGAAAGCTTGTCAGCCATATAATCAGAAAATGTCTGGCCTTCCCCTAGGGCTTTCCCAAGCGACATGTTGCGGGACTGGGTACTGGAACAGGTCAGCAGCAAATCCCCCAAGCCTGATAAGCCCATAAGGGTGTCATTTTCTGCCCCGTAACTGGCGGCGAAACGGACCATCTCGGCTAAGCCACGGGTGATGACAGCAGCGCGGGTATTCTCACCCATATCCAAGCCTGCGGCGATCCCTGTGGCGATTGCAAGAACATTTTTAACTGCACCGCCTATTTGAGAGCCAATGACATCCGTTGATAAATAGGGTCTGAAGTTAACAGTCCCTATGGCATCCATTAGGTCATTACCAAGTTTTTCATCTTCACAGGCCAGGGTTATTGCGGAAAATTGTCCGCGCACAACTTCGGCGGCAAATGTAGGGCCAGACAGGATTGCAAAGGGCTGTTTCGGAGCAACTTCGGCCATGACATCACTCATAAGCTTTCCTGTGGTTACTTCGATCCCTTTACTACAAATGATAAGCGGGCAGTCGGTTTTGAGATAGGGTTTTAAGGAGATAACACTTGAACGTAAGTGCTGTGCTGGGGACACCATTAAAATTGCATCGCATTCACTTAGGTCTTCAAGAAGGCCTGTGGCTTTTAACTTAGGATCTAAGGCAACCCCTTTTAGAAAAAGTGTATTCTCATGATGTGTGTTGATCGTTTCGACAACCTCTTCTTCACGCGCCCAAAGAAGGGTTTCTCTGTTAGCGCGAACCATTGCAGCAGCCAGGGCCGTACCCCATGCTCCTGCACCGAGGACACCTACTTTTTCATAAGTTACTGATGACACAACTCTTCTCCTCCACTCAAGTCACTCATCAGGCATACAATTTTGCAGGCTGGAGTGCAACTGTTGTTAGGCCTTTGCACCCTTTTTACCGCGGCCAACACGCGGTTCAGCTTTTTGATCAAGAGGCCATCGAGGGCGCGCAGGTTGATTGATCTCATTGATCTCAGGTGTCTTTAAAAAGCGTTCCATCCCTGCCCAGGCAATCATAGCACCATTGTCTGTACAAAGAGCCAAAGGCGGTGCTGATAGAGTGAAATTATGCTCACAGGCAAGGGATTCAAGGGCATTGCGCAAATAGGTATTCGCAGCAACGCCGCCGGCAATAATTAAACGCCGACCCCCTTTAGAGTGGCGAGATGTATAGTCTTTCATAGCTCGACCGAGGCGATCCATAAGACATTTTGCCATAGTATCTTGGAAGCAAGCACATAAATCATTAATCTCAATTTCTCGGAGGTAGCCATGTTCAGCGACACATTTTTCGGCTTCTCGACGAACAGCTGTTTTCAGTCCAGAAAAGGAAAAATCAAAACCAGCCTTACCTTTCATTGGTTGAGGTAGTGGAAAGCGGGTTTTATCCCCTTTGAGTGCAGCTTGTTCTACCTGAGGCCCCCCGGGATACCCGAGACCTAAAAGCTTTGCTGTCTTATCGAAAGCTTCGCCAGTGGCATCATCCAAAGTGGTGCCTAAGCGCTTAAAGTCATCTACATCTAACACTTCCAAAATTTGGCAGTGTCCGCCTGACATCAATAGCATTAAATAGGGAAAGGCTGTTTTTGACCCGTCAGGATCAGTCAAGCGTGGTGTGAGTGCGTGAGCAGCAAGATGGTTAACTGCAATGAAAGGCAGGCCGCTTGACTGGGCCATTGCCTTAGCAGTCATCATGCCAACCATAAGCCCTCCAATGAGCCCTGGACCTGTTGTTGCCGCTATAGCATTCATGTCTTGAAGGGCTAAGTCCGCCGAAGAAAGACAGTTTTCAACGAGGCTATCTAAATGAGTGATATGGCTGCGTGCAGCAATTTCTGGCACGACACCGCCATAGACCGCGTGTTCTTCAATTTGTGATAGAATTTTATGTGCAATTATCTCTTTATCGCT is a window from the Temperatibacter marinus genome containing:
- a CDS encoding [protein-PII] uridylyltransferase is translated as MLSNDQRKIPQKKAIFNRRDITEKLESIAENTPLDHRRSKLFTLLNEAYKAGWLEVKRRHRACRSISEAALTPVANCYLMDMILKTLLDFTATHIYPNPNPTESEHITLIATGGYGRGEMAPYSDVDLTFLIPYKVTPWVENVVEFILYFLWDMGLKVGHATRNPDEIVRMAKEDLTICTSLLESRMIWGSATAFKQARKLFVSKVIKGNESWFINGKLEERDSRHKKLGDSRYVVEPNLKEGKGGLRDLQTTWWIARFTYIAKSAEELMEEGVFSRHELQQFKRVEQFLWSVRCSLHYMTDRAEERLSFDMQRQLSQFMKYQDKAGSLAVERFMKHYFLIAKTVGDLTRILCAALEQGNQKKSLLDRIRPARKVGGFKSEQGRLKLMDKDDFKTNPIFMLKIFHIADKHNYDIHPETLRQLSKDLALIDDTLREDSEANKLFLDILTSKNNNELALKRLNEAGVFGKFIPDFGRVVAQMQYDMYHHYTVDEHTIRALGLLSKVEKGDLDQEHPVSSKVVHHISSRKVLYTAVLLHDVAKGRKGDHSILGAEVAEELCPKMGFTPGETKTISWLVRQHLLMSETAFKRDLSDPKTIQDFCDEVKSMERLRLLMLLTVVDIKAVGPGVWNGWKGQLLRNLYFSSEEKLLAGHVRFGRAERVQERQTELKEKLSLKKTPASKLFGRLYDSYWLAEELEIQAMNMELIQTTDKLGEILGVAARVDEFQAMTHVTVYAQDHPGLFARIVGALGVAGATIAGAKIHTTRDGMALDNFLIQDADRQAYNDPIKLEKLERTIHETLLGKVKITERLKKRKIIGDKSAHFHINPVVSIDNNASSKSTVIEVSAKDRQGLLHDLSFVLYRLKLSLISAHVATWGEHAVDTFYVSDLTGGKITNKVRLRNIEQKLLLASEGKSPWGEALDK
- the murJ gene encoding murein biosynthesis integral membrane protein MurJ translates to MTLGKGISLVGGLTLVSRLFGFVRDLLMARYLGAGMAADAFFIAFKLPNFFRRLFAEGAFSVAFIPMFSRILGKDITEESQANARVFAEKVLAVFLPILLLLLLIMELAMVPVMFGLTGGFEGNQEKFNLAVELGRYTFPYLVLVSLVTLWAGMLNAFGRFAAAAFAPVLLNISMIAAMLMAPETDVIVARYLAVGISVAGVLQLVLLMYAAKKNNLSLRLRLPRLSPDVKQLLILIGPAAVGAGAMQLNLLIDVFLAARYLPEGSVSWLFYADRLNQLPIGVIGVAVGTVLLPDIARRLGSGDETGALHQQNQALVFSMMLTIPAALALATIAQPLIASLFEREAFSSADSFQTSAALVAYALGLPAYVLTKVLAPGFYARGDTKTPVKFGIITLVVNTSANLLLIGPFGHVGLALGTAIAAWVNVLLLYGSLHLRGHFSLIKGVRLKLVKFLLSAVVMAYGLMVASAYLRPFFAEDTLGRVGALAALIVGGGLLYFIVLLLIRGIGLSEFRAIFSRKA
- the trpS gene encoding tryptophan--tRNA ligase translates to MTLGNYLGAFKNWVALQQDYECLYCVVDMHAITVWQDPADLAAQTREAAAAYLACGVNPKESILFNQSQVSGHAELSWIFNCIARLGWLNRMTQFKDKAGKNSQNASTGLYVYPNLMAADILLYQATHVPVGDDQKQHLELTRDIAAKFNHDYNTEIFPEVHPIIMGEGARIMSLRDGSKKMSKSDPSEASRINLNDTSDILAKKIRKAKTDPELIPAKAELLEGRPEAQNLIGIMAALAERSRDDICAEYEGKGFGDFKKGLTEVVIDKLAPITEEMARLQNEPAYIDQVLRDGSERASALSEPILKEVKKIVGFIQ
- a CDS encoding Rieske (2Fe-2S) protein, whose protein sequence is MKSGAVSQAPSPAYLADYPAGPAVGTLMATLSDLQKTGSKNVIFKKEDKQLQVLLHCTVKGIKAYINSCPHARVPLNLFGDRFMDITDRYLLCQTHGARFEPETGYCIAGPCKGEYLRSVAIKVTEKAIYSA
- a CDS encoding EVE domain-containing protein: MRYWLVKSEPHDWSWSDQNSVESEPWTGVRNYQAQNHMRSMAKGDNVLFYHSGKTREIVGICTVSRAEYPDPSDETGRWCLVDLKAKQALREPVTLTAIKADSNFADLALVRQPRLSVMPITEKAYSKIIAMGGL
- a CDS encoding YciI family protein, yielding MLFIITCTDNPNSVDLRMATRPNHIQYLKDAGDRLKLAGPKLTPGEDPKPIGSVIIIDADSEAAAKLFAEHDPYNQAGLFEQVTIEPYAAALGAWVPQD
- a CDS encoding NAD(P)H-dependent glycerol-3-phosphate dehydrogenase, producing MVRANRETLLWAREEEVVETINTHHENTLFLKGVALDPKLKATGLLEDLSECDAILMVSPAQHLRSSVISLKPYLKTDCPLIICSKGIEVTTGKLMSDVMAEVAPKQPFAILSGPTFAAEVVRGQFSAITLACEDEKLGNDLMDAIGTVNFRPYLSTDVIGSQIGGAVKNVLAIATGIAAGLDMGENTRAAVITRGLAEMVRFAASYGAENDTLMGLSGLGDLLLTCSSTQSRNMSLGKALGEGQTFSDYMADKLSVAEGAHTVKILHKIAVDRKISMPITEAVYRIIVDGEPVSDVFDELVNRPFTREDE
- the tsaD gene encoding tRNA (adenosine(37)-N6)-threonylcarbamoyltransferase complex transferase subunit TsaD, which produces MNAKDKITPKYVLGIETSCDETAVAIVSSDKEIIAHKILSQIEEHAVYGGVVPEIAARSHITHLDSLVENCLSSADLALQDMNAIAATTGPGLIGGLMVGMMTAKAMAQSSGLPFIAVNHLAAHALTPRLTDPDGSKTAFPYLMLLMSGGHCQILEVLDVDDFKRLGTTLDDATGEAFDKTAKLLGLGYPGGPQVEQAALKGDKTRFPLPQPMKGKAGFDFSFSGLKTAVRREAEKCVAEHGYLREIEINDLCACFQDTMAKCLMDRLGRAMKDYTSRHSKGGRRLIIAGGVAANTYLRNALESLACEHNFTLSAPPLALCTDNGAMIAWAGMERFLKTPEINEINQPARPRWPLDQKAEPRVGRGKKGAKA